The Vigna unguiculata cultivar IT97K-499-35 chromosome 1, ASM411807v1, whole genome shotgun sequence nucleotide sequence TATCAAGTATTTTAGGCACTGATGTGAAACATTTTAgtctattattaaattatgttttagtttGAATTAATAGCATAATGCATCTTTTAAGcttcaatttgaatatttttctttgtgtttatTGTTTTTTGTCAAACGTATTACACATTAGGTGTTTTATAAGTGTGCAGAAGCATTTTTGGATGAAACTATCTCTATTGAAGGCCCCTCCACTCTCCCTGCAAGTTTGTattctattgttttattttatttttcgatAAATAATTACTTCAGTACAATAAGTTTTAAGCTAATAAAAAAAGGCTTTAatgcaaaaattttaatttactactattttttttttctcaaatttcattcatataataaatttaattaaattgaattgattaacaaaattatctaaaaatataaaaaggtccctatcaaataaataaaaagtacatAAGCTAAcagaagtaaaagaaaataaaacaacatcaaaaaatactattataaaaaattatatcaaagtaaattttaaagataaacttttgtattatcaatttttttcaaaaacaaattcaattcGCGCCTGCAATCAccattctttaaaatattaatagcaACCAAAATCGTGTCATAAAGCACGATTTTAAAAAGCCATGCCTTCAAAAATGATTTtcacataaagaaaaaaagcaaTTCTTGCCATAATGTTCAAAAGTCCTCACCCGACTTCCCTCTATTTCTGTAGATATCTGTTTACCAATCATTGTTGTCACAACAATAACAAGTCTTTATCTCATTAGATGAGAGCTTTCATATGAGTTTGTTATACTTGAGATATGAAATAGATCCCTGTTGCCTTTCTCCATTTTATTCATCCAACTTATATTTTGTGTGCGACATCTTTATTAACTCCTCcattatttgataatattaattaattctgGATATTAAACTTAGAAACAAGTGTCATAGcatcttattcttttttttacttataattgttttctcttatttctAGCTCAAATTGCAATGCATATACTGTGTCTTGTTCCTACACAAATAAAAGTCCTTTGCTTTCAAAGTTTGTCTCCAAAGCTTAAGTTTAGAGCTAGCATCTTCCTTTGATTCCTCAATCCACACTATATCATCCACAAAAAGCATGTAATTAAGGATAATCTTATGTTGCTCCTGGTAACCACCCACATCCAAGATTAACCATGTTAGGACTTGAAATTGAGCTATGATGTAATCCTATTCTTATAGAAAAGACTTTAGTCTCACCTCCAAGTGTTCTCACTAATAATTATCCAATCACATGTTTTAGTCATGGACTACTTTTCCAAAGTCTTCCACAACGCTTCATTTGATACTCGATCCCAAGTTTTTTCCACGTCAATAAAAACTATATCTAGGTATTTTTCTTCCCAAGTTTCTTTTATCTCCAAGACGAATTCTACAACATGAATCTAAAATTTATTCATCCTCTTAAATTTCTAGTGCTCCCATATTATAAGTCAATCCTTGTTCATCACATAAAAACCATAATCCTCacagatggtgataaaaaaatttcttaagaaACATTTCCAATACAATTTTTTTGATACATTCATATTATCAGAAGATGCCGTACTAAGAAGGTTGTTTTTTAAATCTAACATAAAAGAAGCAATCCAATCATTGTCAGAGTGTAATGTATGTGAACAATGCAATCATAAGCATGAGACATCAACATCAGTATTATTGCATTTGGCAAATACTAATTTAGATTACCTTAGAAGCATTCCCCACCATTTCACTCTGAAGTTGTATCACATTCTCTTCAAAGCTGTATGTCCCTTTCTGGGAGCACAATATCAAATGAAACCTTAATAGCAGAGAAGGACactaaaaggaaataaaaaataaaaggcaAGAAACCTGATGGACCAAGAAGCAATGAAACGATCAAGACTTTTATGTTTAAACAGTTAAATAAAGGAAGAAAGCAATAAATCAAGCATATATTCGGAAGAATATCTCAACATGACAACAAACAGTATAAACACAACCCATTGCATAACTTATGGATAAATGCATATAGAAGGAAATTTATGCAATTGCCTTATCACTCTTGCAAGCAACTGGTTATAATGGATTGAATGCAATGTTAGGAAAATTGGAACTCAAAACGTAGCAGAAATGGACTGTTTTGCCAGAGTTTATTTGGAGCAAAATACAGAATAATTGGagcaaaatacaaaataataaacatgtGCTTGTTATAGTTTGACAAGTAACAAATGAATTCAAGGATTTAGGTTGATCCAAAGGGTATTACTTAACAAAACTAAATTAAGCCcctaattttcttattcaaataGAGTTGtctcaaaatttaaattgaggAGTTATGCATATTAAGAGTCCATGGAGCTTCTAAACCCACCATTCCTATAGCATACAGATTATACAGACACAAGTATGAAGCTAACTGGTAAAACAATTTATCCGTAACaaaaaccaaatcaaattgaaatataGTACTTGAACTTCCACAAGGCCATTGCTTTGAGCAATCACAACTTCAATGGTGCCATCAGGTTTAGGACGCCAGTATCCACTCTCACCGTGCATAGGCTCTCCAGAGCTGAGTTTCCATGTCTTCTGAGTGTACCCTATCACAGGCTATACCCATTTCACACACAACCAAACCAAATAAACATAATCAGTTCACAACCACACACAAAAGAAGAGAAACAAGATGAATTAAACTGAAGTCCAGAACATATATCATCATAAATGGTTAAAAAAAGAACGTAATTGAAAAGCACAAATAATGTACATTTAATTGTTCATGGCCATATAATTAGAAGTTAATTACTTTTCTGTACTCCAAACATCATGTTTCGGATAATACTTAAATTTTCTTTGCCTTAAGCAATCTTACTAGTTATATATAAAGGGCGAAATTGCTCCTTATCATATTCCGGATCTGAACTAGTACTACTGGATAAACTGAAACAACATCGTACTAGTTGATTCACTTTGAATGGTGGAATGATTTTGAATTGATTGACCATGTAAACTAATGGTGtgtcaaaataaaattcttaaaaaaaaaaaaaaaccccaGTTAATAAAAAGAGAACTTCAAGAGACCCAGATAGTGTTTATGgagaaagagagaggaaaaCCTTGTTGGGGGAATGGGAGAAGAAAAGCTCTTCGCCATATGAGAAGGAATGTATAGTGGGGAAGCCTCCTTCTCCTTGGCCTCTCCAAGTGCCCAGAAGGAAGGAGAGC carries:
- the LOC114189615 gene encoding UPF0678 fatty acid-binding protein-like protein At1g79260, whose translation is MDAEKESPAPATSPPVIHPAVAPLSFLLGTWRGQGEGGFPTIHSFSYGEELFFSHSPNKPVIGYTQKTWKLSSGEPMHGESGYWRPKPDGTIEVVIAQSNGLVEVQKGTYSFEENVIQLQSEMVGNASKVKEIRRRFELVDGVLCYEVQMATNTVTLQPHLKATLKKL